A window from Rhea pennata isolate bPtePen1 chromosome 1, bPtePen1.pri, whole genome shotgun sequence encodes these proteins:
- the COMMD6 gene encoding COMM domain-containing protein 6, whose amino-acid sequence MAGGSAAAALARALEALDLGDAADKINFIPQDFFAELCEQVIQHLNHKISGVNTVELCQRLQTSGTEINVGDLAKIANIISFLFSTAARNSLSTEELVTTLGNAVSTLPKHAVQVIRHVWNDQGKSISVSEDARNTATVGQFIDICWKLGVAMSSDTCRSLKYPYVTVTLKVADPSGQVTNKSFEMTVPQFKNFFRQFKEMAAVLETV is encoded by the exons ATGGCtggcggctcggcggcggcggcgctggcgaGGGCCTTGGAGGCGCTCG atcttGGTGATGCAGCAGATAAGATTAATTTCATACCTCAAGACTTTTTTGCAGAACTA tgtgAGCAAGTAATTCAGCATCTGAACCATAAGATCTCAGGTGTAAATACGGTAGAATTGTGTCAG AGACTTCAGACATCTGGGACTGAGATTAATGTCGGTGACCTGGCAAAAATAGCtaatattatttcctttttatttag CACAGCAGCCAGAAACAGTCTCTCTACAGAAGAACTTGTCACCACTCTGGGCAATGCAGTCAGCACGCTGCCGAAACATGCAGTTCAAGTTATTCGTCATGTATGGAATGATCAAGGCAAATCTATTAGTGTGTCAGAAGATGCAAGAAATACGGCCACAGTGGGGCAG ttcatAGATATCTGTTGGAAACTGGGAGTTGCAATGAGCTCTGACACCTGCAGATCTCTCAAGTATCCTTATGTTACAGTGACACTAAAAGTGGCAGACCCTTCAGGACAAGTAACGAACAAATCTTTTGAAATGACAGTTCCACAGTTCAAG